The following proteins are co-located in the Apium graveolens cultivar Ventura chromosome 5, ASM990537v1, whole genome shotgun sequence genome:
- the LOC141724053 gene encoding translocation protein SEC62 isoform X1 yields MKKAGGVEKKKVRRSSAAPQNGSNSNSDPSPKKKASNKDVFQLFAEKLRDHKGLVSRWAVLQETRVEYFRGKDFASFLRNHSELKDILESDRSLEAEDIANVLLEKNLLVRCDRVVKTVRPGKKKLSTWPAHLEIFPEQVFSENDAFFAWTFVKRNPLWQTLLSFFWPVLTLAICLFPVYPHQCKLLILYSCAGVLLLILCLLAVRALVFGAIWIALGKRVWIFPNILAEEATLKDLFRFWPPKDEEEGPKWTSRLFYAAVAALVIILLRHHAPDEAARARYQKRVSNIIDDVLEWNPRLALSGMMDKQPVVNSTETNDNFTNEGKTSSQEAAAHDEDGETISVQHEDEVTGDIENKDDDM; encoded by the exons ATGAAGAAAGCCGGAGGAGTAGAGAAGAAGAAAGTCCGGCGATCCTCCGCCGCCCCTCAAAATGGTTCTAATTCCAATTCCGATCCTTCACCTAAG AAGAAAGCTAGCAATAAGGATGTGTTTCAGTTGTTTGCGGAGAAGTTGAGAGATCATAAAGGTCTGGTGTCCAGGTGGGCTGTGTTGCAGGAGACGCGTGTGGAGTATTTCCGTGGTAAGGATTTTGCTAGCTTTCTTAGGAACCATTCGGAGCTCAAGGATATTCTGGAATCCGACAGGAGCCTAGAGGCAGAGGATATTGCTAATGTATTGTTGGAAAAGAATCTTTTAGTACGTTGTGACCGGGTCGTGAAAACTGTTCGTCCTGGGAAGAAAAAACTGTCCACTTGGCCTGCACATTTAGAGATATTCCCT GAGCaagtattttctgaaaatgatgCATTCTTTGCATGGACATTTGTCAAAAGAAACCCCTTGTGGCAAACTCTTCTATCATTTTTTTGGCCTGTGTTGACTCTTGCAATCTGTTTGTTTCCTGTATATCCTCATCAGTGCAAGCTACTCATACTCTACTCCTGTGCGGGGGTTCTTCTTCTTATACTTTGCTTGCTTGCTG TAAGAGCTCTGGTATTTGGTGCTATTTGGATAGCTCTTGGAAAACGGGTCTGGATTTTCCCTAACATTCTAGCAGAAGAAGCAACACTAAAAGATCTATTCCGTTTTTGGCCCCCAAAAGATGAGGAGGAGGGACCAAAATGGACGTCAAGGCTTTTTTATGCCGCAGTGGCTGCCTTGGTGATAATTTTACTGCGGCATCATGCCCCTGACGAGGCAGCTAGAGCCAG GTACCAAAAGCGGGTCTCCAATATTATTGATGATGTTCTAGAGTGGAATCCAAGATTGGCATTGTCTGGGATGATGGATAAGCAGCCAGTGGTAAATTCTACGGAAACAAATGACAATTTCACTAATGAGGGCAAGACTAGCTCTCAAGAGGCAGCAGCTCATGATGAAGATGGAGAAACCATCTCGGTGCAACACGAGGATGAAGTTACTGGAGACATCGAAAACAAGGATGATGATATGTGA
- the LOC141724053 gene encoding translocation protein SEC62 isoform X2 — protein MKKAGGVEKKKVRRSSAAPQNGSNSNSDPSPKKASNKDVFQLFAEKLRDHKGLVSRWAVLQETRVEYFRGKDFASFLRNHSELKDILESDRSLEAEDIANVLLEKNLLVRCDRVVKTVRPGKKKLSTWPAHLEIFPEQVFSENDAFFAWTFVKRNPLWQTLLSFFWPVLTLAICLFPVYPHQCKLLILYSCAGVLLLILCLLAVRALVFGAIWIALGKRVWIFPNILAEEATLKDLFRFWPPKDEEEGPKWTSRLFYAAVAALVIILLRHHAPDEAARARYQKRVSNIIDDVLEWNPRLALSGMMDKQPVVNSTETNDNFTNEGKTSSQEAAAHDEDGETISVQHEDEVTGDIENKDDDM, from the exons ATGAAGAAAGCCGGAGGAGTAGAGAAGAAGAAAGTCCGGCGATCCTCCGCCGCCCCTCAAAATGGTTCTAATTCCAATTCCGATCCTTCACCTAAG AAAGCTAGCAATAAGGATGTGTTTCAGTTGTTTGCGGAGAAGTTGAGAGATCATAAAGGTCTGGTGTCCAGGTGGGCTGTGTTGCAGGAGACGCGTGTGGAGTATTTCCGTGGTAAGGATTTTGCTAGCTTTCTTAGGAACCATTCGGAGCTCAAGGATATTCTGGAATCCGACAGGAGCCTAGAGGCAGAGGATATTGCTAATGTATTGTTGGAAAAGAATCTTTTAGTACGTTGTGACCGGGTCGTGAAAACTGTTCGTCCTGGGAAGAAAAAACTGTCCACTTGGCCTGCACATTTAGAGATATTCCCT GAGCaagtattttctgaaaatgatgCATTCTTTGCATGGACATTTGTCAAAAGAAACCCCTTGTGGCAAACTCTTCTATCATTTTTTTGGCCTGTGTTGACTCTTGCAATCTGTTTGTTTCCTGTATATCCTCATCAGTGCAAGCTACTCATACTCTACTCCTGTGCGGGGGTTCTTCTTCTTATACTTTGCTTGCTTGCTG TAAGAGCTCTGGTATTTGGTGCTATTTGGATAGCTCTTGGAAAACGGGTCTGGATTTTCCCTAACATTCTAGCAGAAGAAGCAACACTAAAAGATCTATTCCGTTTTTGGCCCCCAAAAGATGAGGAGGAGGGACCAAAATGGACGTCAAGGCTTTTTTATGCCGCAGTGGCTGCCTTGGTGATAATTTTACTGCGGCATCATGCCCCTGACGAGGCAGCTAGAGCCAG GTACCAAAAGCGGGTCTCCAATATTATTGATGATGTTCTAGAGTGGAATCCAAGATTGGCATTGTCTGGGATGATGGATAAGCAGCCAGTGGTAAATTCTACGGAAACAAATGACAATTTCACTAATGAGGGCAAGACTAGCTCTCAAGAGGCAGCAGCTCATGATGAAGATGGAGAAACCATCTCGGTGCAACACGAGGATGAAGTTACTGGAGACATCGAAAACAAGGATGATGATATGTGA